The window AATGATGAGAGATCGTTTTAAGAAGGTTTCTGATCGAGATTTGCATAGGCTGGTTACTACTGAAATGGGACACGCTGCCGAAGAAGCAACAGCACAGTTCTATAAAGATAGCGATATTGAGCAATACCAATACTTAGCCACATTAGAAAGCCACACTTGTGACCAATGCACCCACTTAGATGAGCGCATTTTTAATGTCAAAGATAAAAAAGAGGGTATTAACTATCCTTTAATTCACCCATATTGCAGATGCACGACTGTTCCTTACGATAAAGACTTGCCAGACGTTGAAACTCGTTGGAGTAGAGATCCGAAAACAGGTAAAGGACGCTATGTATATCGAAATGCTTTAGATTATAGTGAGTGGAAAAAGCTTTCCAATGTTAAGATACTCAACTTATCACTACCTACACCAAAATTGACATGGGACGAAGAAGCTGCAATTCATAAATATAATTCTTTTGAGTCTTACGGTTTAAATGCGGACTTAAGAGCAGGCAATACATTGTCACCAGCCGAAGAAAAGTTAAAACATGATTTAGATACTGCTCTGGATAAAATTCCATACTATTCAGAAGACGAACCACTTAGTCGCTCTTTATATTTTGAAAGCAGGGATGATATAATGGTCGATTATGTTAATAAAGCTTTGACTCAAGGATACATTCAAGAGCCAAGTTATACGTCTTCAAGTGCTGGTATGGTATATAATCCAGAAGATGATTTACGAGTTGTAATTTTAAAAAGTCATAGTGGACATGATATTAGAAAATTTAATGATGTTGAAGGTGAAGTATTATTTAAGCGAAATACAAGATTTGATGTATTGAGATTAAATATCATAGATGGTAAACCATATATTGAGGTGGTTGAACATGAAGAAAATGACTAAATATAATCTCAGCAATGAAGAATTTTTAAATTACATCAAATCAATTCCTAAATCCCAATTTAACAATAAATCTCATATTGAGTATTTTAAAAAAGTTTATGAAGCAAAAAAGAAATCAGGCAGTGATTACTCTAAAGAAGAAAAATATTTAAAGGAAAATGGAGTAAAGTTAGATGATTAAACAAGTCGTTGATATAATCAACGGCTTTTATTTTGACCTGAGTAAGTCGTTAAACTGCTCTTTTTGTATGCCCTTATGAGAGGCGAACTCGTATAAAACGTGTGAAAGGATAGAACAATGAAAAGAAAACAATTAGAAGAGCTTGGATTACAAGAAGAGCAGATTAAAAAGATCATGGATTTAAACGGCGAGGATATTCAAAACGCTAAGGATAAAGCAAGTGCTAGCAATGCTGAAATTTTAGAAGAGAATAAAGCCCTTAAGTCCCAGATGAGTGAAAGAGATAAGGATTTAAAGAAGTTGCGTGCTCAAGTTAAGGATAATGAAGACTTAACTAAGCAATTTAATGATCTAAAGAGCAAGTATGACAAGGATACAGCTGACCTTACTCAAAAACTTGCTACCAATCGTTTGAACAGCGCAATTGACCAATC of the Lactobacillus gasseri ATCC 33323 = JCM 1131 genome contains:
- a CDS encoding minor capsid protein codes for the protein MKSSDYWRQRAIAEKKKQLEASADYEAAMQVRLRRLEHEFEKEALVYLQRYANENNVGLKQAASVLGSINTTKWSMTLEEFERKAKAGGYDKELNAEYYKSRIYRLQQLHDQMVEFSKKYGMAEQLKMQKGLAKQYQNSYYLHAYDKYRATGQLDIKLNHFNEQQLENIVYSPWKGSDFSKRIWKEYTEILPDELTDTMLRATLFGYSPSKVVSMMRDRFKKVSDRDLHRLVTTEMGHAAEEATAQFYKDSDIEQYQYLATLESHTCDQCTHLDERIFNVKDKKEGINYPLIHPYCRCTTVPYDKDLPDVETRWSRDPKTGKGRYVYRNALDYSEWKKLSNVKILNLSLPTPKLTWDEEAAIHKYNSFESYGLNADLRAGNTLSPAEEKLKHDLDTALDKIPYYSEDEPLSRSLYFESRDDIMVDYVNKALTQGYIQEPSYTSSSAGMVYNPEDDLRVVILKSHSGHDIRKFNDVEGEVLFKRNTRFDVLRLNIIDGKPYIEVVEHEEND
- a CDS encoding phage scaffolding protein, which codes for MKRKQLEELGLQEEQIKKIMDLNGEDIQNAKDKASASNAEILEENKALKSQMSERDKDLKKLRAQVKDNEDLTKQFNDLKSKYDKDTADLTQKLATNRLNSAIDQSLSKANVRNNKAIRGLLNMDEIKLDDDGNLTGLDDQIKSLQKSDGYLFDEGSKQDYQPNNGKPANADPVQAMVDIFKGEHK